One Euphorbia lathyris chromosome 1, ddEupLath1.1, whole genome shotgun sequence DNA segment encodes these proteins:
- the LOC136233031 gene encoding DExH-box ATP-dependent RNA helicase DExH14 isoform X1 — translation MLMQQLPRLTNSLRDPFDVDQAYLQRKIILQNYLQSRNLSSLNEPELAKKIIDRWEEASSEVRQVYKQFIGAIVDLIDREVPSEEFREVALTVYRLFGIPGPGGEDNADPNIVQKKSELQKLVGHAVSDANLHRVETLARRLFDLQPSDHGATLVSESHVNGSVDDLEFGSDLVFQAPTRFLVDVSLEDDVLLDEQSALPSSFHDGWFGQSDYNRNHFVADTVKFNLSWLRDACNQIVRESTSQLSQDDLAMAICRVLDSDKPGEEIASDLLDLVGDSAFETVQDLLSHRKELVDAIHRGLSVLKSEKTASNSQSRMPSYGTQVTVQTESEKQIDKIRRKEEKRHRRGTEHGVENDSSAASFSSLLHASEKKNVINDLIGSGAGPPVTALPQGTLRKHYKGYEEVIIPPTPTAQMKPGEKLIEIAELDDFAQVAFHGYKSLNRIQSRIFQTVYYTNENILVCAPTGAGKTNIAMISILHEIGQHFKDGYLHKDEFKIVYVAPMKALAAEVTSTFSKRLSPLNMVVKELTGDMQLSKNELEETQMIVTTPEKWDVITRKSSDMSLSMLVKLLIIDEVHLLNDDRGPVIEALVARTLRQVESTQTMIRIVGLSATLPNYLEVAQFLRVNPEAGLYFFDSSFRPVPLAQQYIGISEQNFVARNDLLNDICYKKVVDSLRQGHQAMVFVHSRKDTAKTAQKLVELARKNDDLEQFSNDAHPQFSLIKKEVIKSRNKDVVELFESAVGIHHAGMLRADRVLTEKLFSEGLLKVLVCTATLAWGVNLPAHTVVIKGTQLYDAKAGGWRDIGMLDVMQIFGRAGRPQFDKSGEGIIITSHEKLAYYLRLLTSQLPIESQFISSLKDNLNAEVALGTVTNVKEACAWLGYTYLFIRMRQNPLAYGIGWDEVMADPSLSLKQRALIADAARSLDSAKMMRFDEKSGNFYCTELGRIASHFYIQYSSVETYNELLRHHMNDSEVIDMVARSSEFGNIVVREEEQNELEMLLRMSCPLEVRGGPSNKHGKISILIQLYISRGSIDTFSLVSDAAYISASLARIMRALFEICLRRGWSEMSLFMLEYCKAVDRQIWPHQHPLRQFDKDLSSEILRKLEERGADLDRLQEMEEKDIGALIRYPHGGKLVKQYLGYFPWIQLSATISPITRTVLKVDLLITPDFIWKDRFHGVAQRWWILVEDSENDHIYHSELFTLTKRTARGQPQKLTFTVPIFEPHPPQYYIRAVSDTWLHAEAFYTISFHNLALPEARTTHTELLDLKPLPVSSLGNNSYEALYRFSHFNPIQTQTFHVLYHTDNNVLLGAPTGSGKTISAELAMLHLFNTQPDMKVIYIAPLKAIVRERMSDWRKRLVSQLGKKMVEMTGDYTPDLMALLSADIIISTPEKWDGISRNWHSRSYVTKVGLMILDEIHLLGADRGPILEVIVSRMRYISSQTDRAVRFVGLSTALANAGDLADWLGVGEIGLFNFKPSVRPVPLEVHIQGYPGKYYCPRMNSMNKPAYAAISTHSPTKPVLIFVSSRRQTRLTALDLIQFAAADEHPRQFLSMTEEALQMVLSQVTDQNLRQTLQFGIGLHHAGLNDKDRSLVEELFANNKIQVLVCTSTLAWGVNLPAHLVIIKGTEYYDGKTKRYVDFPITDILQMMGRAGRPQYDQHGKAVILVHEPKKSFYKKFLYEPFPVESSLKEQLHEHINAEIVTGTISHKEDAMHYLTWTYLFRRLMVNPAYYGLDNAEPELLNSYLSRLVQNTFEDLEDSGCVKINEDNVESTMLGMIASQYYLSYMTVSMFGSNIGPDTSLEVFLHILAGASEYNELPVRHNEENYNEALSSRVRYMVDKNRLDDPHVKANLLFQAHFSQLELPISDYVTDLKSVLDQSIRIMQAMIDICANSGWLLSTITCMRLLQMVMQGLWCDKDSDLWMLPCMDTDLVSSLSKKGISTLQHLLDLSKTTLQAMVGSLLGSRLYQDLQHFPCITMKLKIQKKDTGGAKSRVLNIKLEKTNSRQSTSRAFVPRFPKVKDEAWWLVLGNTSTSELYALKRVSFSDRLVTHMDLPSSLTTFQGTKLMLVSDCYLGFEQEHCIQELANSQEMERGM, via the exons ATGTTGATGCAGCAGTTGCCGCGCTTGACTAACTCTCTAAGAGACCCGTTCGATGTTGATCAAGCTTATCTTCAGCGAAAGATCATCCTCCAGAACTACCTCCAATCTCGCAA TTTAAGTTCACTTAATGAACCGGAGCTTGCGAAGAAGATAATTGATCGATGGGAAGAAG CTTCGTCAGAAGTGCGGCAAGTCTACAAGCAATTTATTGGGGCGATTGTGGACTTAATAGATAGAGAAGTGCCGTCGGAGGAGTTCCGTGAAGTAGCTTTGACGGTATACCGTTTATTTGGGATACCAGGGCCAGGAGGCGAGGATAATGCTGATCCCAATATTGTCCAGAAGAA GTCAGAACTGCAGAAACTTGTAGGTCATGCAGTTTCAGATGCTAACCTCCATAGAGTGGAAACTTTAGCACGTAGACTTTTTGATTTGCAACCTAGTGATCATGGGGCTACACTTGTTTCAGAAAGTCATGTAAATGGGAGTGTTGATGATCTAGAGTTTGGCAGTGACCTTGTTTTCCAAGCTCCAACCAGGTTTTTAGTGGATGTTAGTTTGGAGGATGATGTGCTGCTAGATGAGCAGAGTGCCCTACCTTCTTCATTTCATGATGGATGGTTTGGTCAGAGTGATTATAACCGTAACCATTTTGTTGCTGATActgtaaaatttaatttaagttgGTTAAGAGATGCATGTAACCAGATAGTCAGAGAAAGTACTTCCCAGCTTTCTCAAGATGATCTGGCAATGGCTATATGTCGTGTACTTGATTCCGATAAGCCTGGTGAGGAG ataGCTAGCGACTTATTGGATCTTGTTGGGGATAGTGCATTTGAAACTGTTCAAGACCTTTTGTCG CATCGGAAAGAACTTGTTGATGCTATCCATCGTGGGTTATCAGTGCTGAAATCAGAGAAGACAGCTTCAAATAGTCAATCACGTATGCCCAGTTATGGCACCCAG GTTACTGTTCAAACTGAATCTGAAAAACAAATTGATAAAATTCGGCGGAAGGAGGAAAAACGTCATAGACGCGGAACAGAACATGGGGTTGAGAATGATTCATCAGCTGCAAGTTTTTCCTCTTTACTTCATGCAAGtgagaaaaaaaatgtaataaatGACCTGATTGGGTCTGGCGCAGGACCACCAGTGACTGCCCTTCCTCAAGGTACTCTCAGGAAACACTACAAAGGTTATGAGGAAGTCATTATCCCTCCAACACCAACTGCACAAATGAAGCCTGGAGAAAAGCTG ATAGAGATAGCAGAGTTGGATGATTTTGCTCAAGTTGCTTTCCATGGGTACAAATCCCTAAATCGTATCCAGAGCCGGATATTTCAAACTGTTTATTACACTAATGAGAATATACTG GTCTGCGCACCAACAGGAGCTGGAAAAACAAATATAGCAATGATATCTATTCTTCACGAG ATTGGACAGCACTTCAAGGATGGATACCTCCACAAAGATGAATTTAAGATAGTTTATGTTGCTCCTATGAag GCGTTAGCAGCAGAGGTAACATCGACATTTAGCAAGCGATTATCTCCTCTGAATATGGTTGTGAAAGAACTTACTGGAGACATGCAACTCTCGAAGAATGAACTTGAAGAAACCCAG ATGATAGTGACAACTCCTGAGAAATGGGATGTTATCACTCGTAAAAGCAGTGACATGTCACTTTCAATGCTCGTGAAGCTCTTAATTATTGATGAGGTGCATCTCTTGAATGATGACAGAGGCCCTGTGATAGAGGCACTTGTTGCTAGGACTCTACGTCAG GTGGAGTCAACACAGACAATGATACGAATTGTGGGACTTTCAGCCACTTTACCCAACTATTTAGAG GTTGCTCAATTTCTGAGAGTGAATCCAGAGGCAGGCCTCTACTTCTTTGATTCTAGTTTTCGTCCAGTACCTCTTGCACAACAGTACATTGGAATCAGTGAGCAAAATTTTGTGGCTCGCAATGACTTGTTGAATGATATTTGTTACAAGAAG GTTGTTGATTCATTAAGGCAAGGCCATCAGGCAATGGTTTTTGTCCATTCACGGAAGGATACAGCAAAAACAGCTCAGAAACTA GTTGAGCTTGCTCGGAAGAATgatgatttggaacaattttcAAATGATGCACACCcacaattttctttaattaag AAAGAGGTTATTAAATCTAGAAACAAAGATGTTGTTGAACTTTTTGAATCTGCTGTTGGCATTCATCATGCTGGGATGTTACGTGCCGATAGAGTTTTGACTGAGAAGCTTTTCTCTGAGGGACTCTTGAAG GTACTTGTATGTACAGCAACTTTGGCATGGGGTGTAAATCTGCCAGCTCACACTGTTGTCATTAAG GGTACCCAATTATATGATGCAAAGGCTGGTGGCTGGCGAGATATCGGCATGCTTGATGTTATGCAG ATCTTTGGCAGGGCTGGGAGACCTCAATTTGACAAGAGTGGTGAAGGAATTATAATCACATCTCATGAAAAACTCGCGTACTATCTAAGATTGTTGACTAGTCAACTTCCCATTGAGAGTCAG TTTATTAGTTCCTTAAAGGACAATCTAAATGCGGAGGTGGCATTGGGTACAGTCACCAATGTTAAGGAAGCCTGTGCATGGCTTGGCTATACTTATCTTTTCATCAGGATGAGGCAGAATCCTTTAGCATATGGTATTGGATGGGATGAG GTCATGGCAGATCCTTCTTTAAGTTTGAAGCAAAGAGCTCTTATAGCAGATGCTGCTCGTTCACTTGATTCAGCTAAAATGATGCGGTTTGATGAGAAAAGTGGCAACTTTTATTGTACTGAGCTCGGCCGCATAGCAAGCCACTTTTATATCCAATACTCTAGTGTTGAAACTTACAATGAATTATTAAGACACCACATGAATGATAGTGAG GTCATTGACATGGTTGCTCGTTCTTCTGAATTTGGAAACATTGTTGTTCGAGAGGAGGAGCAAAATGAGCTTGAGATGTTGTTGCGCATGTCATGTCCTCTAGAAGTTAGGGGTGGTCCTTCAAATAAGCATGGAAAAATTTCAATCCTCATTCAG TTGTACATCTCACGTGGTTCAATTGATACTTTTTCATTAGTCTCGGATGCTGCCTACATAAGTGCCAGCTTGGCTCGTATAATGCGTGCCCTATTCGAAATTTGTTTGCGCAGAGGCTGGAGTGAAATGTCTTTGTTCATGTTAGAATATTGCAAGGCTGTCGATCGCCAAATTTGGCCTCATCAACATCCCCTTAGGCAATTTGACAAGGATCTCTCATCAGAA ATATTGCGGAAGCTTGAAGAACGAGGAGCTGATTTAGATCGTCTACAGGAGATGGAGGAAAAAGATATTGGAGCACTTATCCGTTATCCTCATGGTGGAAAG ttgGTCAAGCAATATTTAGGATATTTCCCATGGATCCAGTTATCAGCAACTATAAGTCCAATCACCAGaactgttttgaag GTGGATTTGCTCATAACTCCAGATTTTATATGGAAAGATCGTTTTCATGGTGTTGCACAGCGTTGGTGGATTCTTGTTGAG GACTCTGAGAATGATCATATCTACCACTCGGAGCTTTTCACTTTGACAAAGCGAACAGCACGAGGACAGCCTCAGAAGCTCACATTTACTGTGCCTATTTTTGAACCACATCCACCCCAATACTATATTCGTGCTGTTTCTGATACTTGGCTTCATGCAGAAGCTTTCTACACCATTTCATTCCATAATTTAGCTCTGCCCGAG GCTCGTACTACGCACACTGAACTTTTAGATTTAAAACCCCTCCCTGTAAGCTCACTTGGGAACAATAGTTATGAAGCCTTGTACAGATTTTCTCATTTCAATCCAATACAAACACAG ACTTTTCATGTTCTCTATCACACTGATAACAACGTTCTCTTAGGAGCTCCCACTGGAAGTGGGAAAACTATATCTGCAGAACTTGCTATGCTTCACCTCTTCAATACTCAGCCTGATATGAAG GTTATTTACATAGCACCCTTGAAGGCTATTGTACGAGAAAGAATGAGTGATTGGAGAAAGCGTCTTGTCTCTCAGCTTGGGAAAAAGATG GTTGAAATGACTGGAGATTATACTCCAGATTTGATGGCTCTCTTGTCAGCAGATATCATAATATCGACCCCTGAGAAATGGGATGGTATCAGCCGTAATTGGCATAGTAGAAGCTATGTAACGAAG GTTGGGCTTATGATTTTGGATGAGATTCACTTACTGGGGGCTGATCGTGGTCCCATCCTTGAG GTTATTGTTTCAAGGATGAGATACATATCCTCCCAAACGGATCGTGCAGTACGTTTCGTAGGTCTTTCTACAGCTTTGGCAAATGCTGG TGATTTGGCTGATTGGTTGGGGGTCGGAGAAATTGGCCTGTTCAACTTTAAGCCAAGTGTGAGGCCTGTTCCCCTGGAAGTCCATATTCAG GGGTATCCTGGGAAATACTACTGTCCAAGGATGAATAGTATGAACAAGCCAGCATATGCTGCAATATCGACCCATTCACCTACAAAGCCAGTTCTCATATTTGTATCATCCCGGCGGCAGACAAGACTTACTGCACTTGATCTTATCCAG TTTGCAGCTGCTGATGAGCATCCTAGGCAGTTTCTAAGTATGACCGAAGAAGCATTGCAAATGGTTCTTTCTCAAGTCACTGACCAGAACCTGAGGCAGACCTTGCAATTTGGCATCGGGTTACATCATGCAGGTTTAAATGACAAAGATAGATCTCTGGTTGAGGAACTTTTTGCAAACAACAAGATACAG GTGTTGGTATGTACAAGCACACTTGCTTGGGGGGTTAATCTTCCTGCTCATTTGGTTATTATCAAG GGAACAGAATATTATGATGGAAAGACAAAGAGGTATGTTGATTTTCCCATCACAGATATCTTGCAAATGATGGGTCGTGCAGGACGACCACAATATGATCAGCACGGGAAAGCGGTCATTCTTGTTCATGAACCAAAAAAGAGCTTCTACAAAAAG TTTCTATATGAACCGTTTCCAGTTGAAAGTAGTCTGAAGGAGCAGTTGCATGAGCACATCAATGCAGAGATAGTAACTGGAACTATTAGCCATAAAGAGGATGCAATGCATTATCTTACATGGACATACTTATTCCGTAGACTG ATGGTTAATCCAGCATACTATGGTCTAGATAATGCAGAACCAGAACTTCTAAATTCTTATTTATCCAG ATTAGTACAGAACACATTTGAGGATCTTGAAGATAGTGGCTGTGTCAAGATTAATGAAGACAATGTGGAGTCCACGATGTTGGGCATGATAGCATCACAGTATTACCTTAGTTATATGACAGTATCAATGTTTGGATCAAATATAGGGCCAGATACTTCTCTTGAA GTGTTTTTGCATATTCTAGCTGGTGCTTCTGAATATAATGAACTCCCTGTACGACATAATGAG GAAAATTATAATGAAGCATTGTCTAGTAGAGTTCGATACATGGTGGACAAGAACCGGTTAGATGATCCACATGTCAAAGCAAATCTGCTATTTCAG GCACATTTTTCCCAGTTAGAGTTACCAATCAGTGACTATGTAACAGATTTGAAATCTGTGTTGGATCAAAGCATACGCATTATGCAGGCCATGATAGATATTTGTGCTAATAGCGGATGGCTTTTAAGCACAATTACTTGCATGCGTCTATTGCAAATGGTCATGCAG GGTTTATGGTGTGATAAAGACTCTGACCTGTGGATGTTGCCATGCATGGATACCGATTTGGTGTCATCATTAAGTAAGAAAGGAATCTCTACTCTGCAACATCTATTAGACCTTTCCAAGACCACTCTGCAGGCAATGGTTGGAAGTCTACTTGGTTCAAGACTATACCAG GATCTGCAACATTTTCCCTGCATTACAATGAAgttaaaaattcagaaaaagGACACTGGTGGTGCAAAGTCTCGTGTTCTAAACATCAAATTGGAGAAGACCAATTCAAGGCAAAGCACCTCAAGGGCATTTGTTCCTCGATTCCCTAAG GTGAAAGATGAAGCATGGTGGCTAGTTCTTGGTAACACATCCACCTCTGAACTATATGCTCTGAAGAGAGTTTCCTTCTCTGATCGCTTGGTTACTCACATGGACTTACCATCATCCTTAACTACTTTCCAG GGGACAAAGTTGATGTTAGTTTCAGATTGTTACCTTGGCTTTGAACAAGAACATTGCATTCAAGAACTAGCCAACTCTCAAGAAATGGAAAGAGGAATGTGA